The DNA segment CTGCCCGTCCAGGGGGTGCGCAGTCGTTTCCCCCGGTCGCGCGGTGTGCTTCGGCGGCGGCCAGTATGGTGGTTCGCGCGCCCGGGCTGTGGCACGGGGGAAGTACGGGCGGCGGAGCCAATCGGGAGAACCTGCTTTGAGTCGTGAAACTGACAGTTCGTCCTCCGGGCCCCAGGGTCGCGGAGGAGCCGCGTACCCCTCGGGTACGCCGCCGTACGGATCACGCCAGTATCCGTCGACGCACCCGTCGCAGGACGCCCCGGAAGGGGCCCCGGAATCTGCCGGTCCGGACCGCTCCGAAGAGCCGAAGACCGAGACGACCCTGACGACGCGTATCCGGATCAACATTCCGGGCTCGCGCCCCATCCCGCCGGTTGTCATGCGTACGCCCATGAGTGAGGCGGAGAGCGGCACCGAGCGCACCGGCTCGACCCCGCGTCCGGGCGCCCCCGCGCAGGGCGGCGCCCCGGCTGCCTCCCCGGCCCCGGCCGCGGAGCCCGGCGAGGACGCGGCGGCGGACTCCGGCGAGAAGCCGGCCAAGGAGGGCGGCGGCAGCGACTGGTTCGCCCCGCGCAAGCCCCCGGCGGCCGCGAAGCCGTCGGCGGACGGACCGGGCGACACGGACGGCGCGGGCTTCACGGCGCCGGTCGTGGGCGAAGCCGGAGCCGGTGGGTCCGCGGGTGCCGGTGGGCCCGGTGGCCTCGCGGGTGGTCCCGGCGGCCTCGCGGGCGCCGGTGGTTCCGATGCTCCGGCCGGTCCGGGTGCTTCGGGTGCTTCGGGTGTGCCCGGCGGCCCGGTCGCCGGTGGCCCCGGGGGCACCCTGCCCCGGCGGGTCTCCCCGCCCTCGGGCCCCCGTACCGACCTGCCGTACTTCTCGGACGGCCCGCAGCGCGACTTCCCGGCGGGTTCGGGCGGTACGGGGCCCGGCGCGGCCCCCGACGGTCCGCGTACCGCCCCCGACCTCGGCGTCCGTACGCCCGGACCGGCCGGCCCCACCACGGGCCCGGTGCCCGGCATCTCGCCGCTCACGCCGAACCTCGACGGGCCCGGCCCGTTCCCGCCCGGCATGGGTCCGCAGAGCCCCGGCGGCCCGCTGACCGGCGGGGTGCCGCCGCGCATGTCCGACGACACCGCCATCCTCACCCCGCAGTTCGCGGCCCCGGCCGGCCCCGGCGAGAACGTCTCGGGCGACACGCTGAACAGCGGCATGCCCGTGGTCCCCGGCGACCCGAAGGGCGCGGGCCCGTCGGGCGCCGCTCCCGCGCAGCCCGCCCCGGCCGCCCGTCCCGCGCCGAAGCCGGCCCCCGCCAAGAAGGGCCGCTCCAAGCTGGTCCTCCTCGGCGTCGCGGCCGTCTGCCTGCTGGGCGTCGCCTACGGGGCCGGGCTCCTGATGAACCACTCCGACGTGCCCAAGGGCACCACCGTGCTCGGTGTGGACATCGGCGGCGGCACCAAGGAGGACGGCGTCGAGAAGCTGGACGCCGCGCTGGCCGGGCGGGCCGCGACCCCGCTCAAGCTGACCGTGGACGGCAAGGAGGTCGAGCTCGCCCCCGACAAGGCCGGGCTCTCGCTGGACAGCCAGGCCACCGTGCGCGCGGCGGCCGGCAGCGACTACAACCCGGTCTCCGTCATCGGCTCGCTCTTCGGCGGCGCGCGGACCGTCGAGCCGGTCTTCCCGATCGACGAGGAGAAGCTCGGCGTCGCGCTCCAGGACCTGGCCGGCGCCTCCGGCACCGCGAAGGACGCCACGATCAAGTTCGTACCGGGCAAGGCCGTCGCCGTACCGGGCAAGGCGGGCAAGGCGATCGACGTGAACAAGTCGATGGTCTCCGTCCGGGACGCCTACCGCGCCCAGGTCGAGACCGGCAGCACCAAGAGCGTCGAACTGCCCGTCGTCACCAAGGAACCCACCGTCTCCCAGGCCGAACTGGACCGGGCGATGAAGGAGTTCGCGGAGCCCGCGATGTCCGGGCTGGTCATCATCAGGGCGGGCGGCAGGGAGATCCCCTTCGGCCCGGCCAAGTCGCTGCCGCAGATCCTCTCGATGGTCGCGGTGGACGGCAAGCTCGTCGACCACTACGACAAGAAGGCCATCGACCGGCTCTGCGCCGGGGTCTTCGACGGCGTCATGATCACCAAGGGCGACGGCAAGAAGCACCAGCTCAGCGCGGACGACATCGCCTACGCGATGAAGGGCGCGCTGCTCGGCAAGACCCAGGCCGAGCGCACCGTCACGATCGACCTCGAAGGCAACGGCTGACCTGCCGCGCACCGCACGGCTGCCGCCCCCGACCGGACTCCCGGCCGGGGGCGGCAGCCGTTTCCGGGCCGCCCGCGCCCGCGCCGCAGGGCCGCCGCATACCCGGCCCGCGCCCGTGTCACACCGGCGGCATGACATCTGTCATCCCTTTTCCACGACCGGCGGCTCTGCCGCGCGCACCCCGCGTACGGCCAGGCTGGACGCATGACGACGACGACAGCCGGCGAAGCGACCACGACGAGGACAGCGGTGGTCGCCTTCGAACAGGTGACCAAGGCGTATGGCGACGTACGTGCCGTGGACGGGCTCACCCTGCGTCTGCACCCCGGCGAGACCGTGGCGCTCCTCGGGCCCAACGGCGCGGGCAAGTCCTCCACCCTCGACCTCCTCCTCGGGCTGCGCCCGGCCGACTCCGGCACGGTCCGCCTCTTCGGGACGACCCCGCGCGAGGCCATCGCGGCCGGCCGGGTCGGCGCGATGCTGCAGAGCGGCGGGCTGATGGAGGACGTCACCGTCGAGGAACTGGTCCGGCTGGTTTGCGGACTGCACCCGCGCCCGTACCCGCTGAACGACGTGCTGGCCCGCGCGGGCATCACATCGATCGCCGACCGGATGGTCAACAAGCTGTCCGGTGGCCAGGAACAGCGCGTACGGTTCGCGCTCGCCACCGCCGGGGCCAACGACCTCATCGTGCTGGACGAGCCCACCACCGGCATGGACGTCACCGCCCGCCAGGCGTTCTGGGCCACCATGCGCGAGCAGGCCGCGCAGGGCCGTACCGTCCTGTTCGCCACCCACTACCTCGAAGAGGCCGACGCGATCGCCGACCGCGTCCTGGTCCTCCACAAGGGCCGACTCCTCGCGGACGGCACCGCCGCCGAGATCAAGGCCAGGGCCGGAGCCCGCCGGATCTCCTTCGCACTGGACGACGCCGTCGACGAAGCGGCCCTGCGCGCGCTGCCGTTCCTCTCGACGCTCGACATCAACGGACGCCGGGTGCGCATCCAGTCGCACAACGCCGACGCCACCGTGCACGCCGTCTACGGCCTCGGCCTCTACCCGCGCGAACTGGAAGTCGCCGGAATCGGCCTGGAGCAGGCGTTCGTGGCCATCACCGAGGCCGAGGAGGCCAAGAACTCATGACGAACCCCTTCTCCTGGGCCCTGATCCGGCTCGAAGTCACCAGGACCCTGCGGA comes from the Streptomyces sp. NBC_00525 genome and includes:
- a CDS encoding ABC transporter ATP-binding protein, whose protein sequence is MTTTTAGEATTTRTAVVAFEQVTKAYGDVRAVDGLTLRLHPGETVALLGPNGAGKSSTLDLLLGLRPADSGTVRLFGTTPREAIAAGRVGAMLQSGGLMEDVTVEELVRLVCGLHPRPYPLNDVLARAGITSIADRMVNKLSGGQEQRVRFALATAGANDLIVLDEPTTGMDVTARQAFWATMREQAAQGRTVLFATHYLEEADAIADRVLVLHKGRLLADGTAAEIKARAGARRISFALDDAVDEAALRALPFLSTLDINGRRVRIQSHNADATVHAVYGLGLYPRELEVAGIGLEQAFVAITEAEEAKNS
- a CDS encoding peptidoglycan binding domain-containing protein, encoding MSRETDSSSSGPQGRGGAAYPSGTPPYGSRQYPSTHPSQDAPEGAPESAGPDRSEEPKTETTLTTRIRINIPGSRPIPPVVMRTPMSEAESGTERTGSTPRPGAPAQGGAPAASPAPAAEPGEDAAADSGEKPAKEGGGSDWFAPRKPPAAAKPSADGPGDTDGAGFTAPVVGEAGAGGSAGAGGPGGLAGGPGGLAGAGGSDAPAGPGASGASGVPGGPVAGGPGGTLPRRVSPPSGPRTDLPYFSDGPQRDFPAGSGGTGPGAAPDGPRTAPDLGVRTPGPAGPTTGPVPGISPLTPNLDGPGPFPPGMGPQSPGGPLTGGVPPRMSDDTAILTPQFAAPAGPGENVSGDTLNSGMPVVPGDPKGAGPSGAAPAQPAPAARPAPKPAPAKKGRSKLVLLGVAAVCLLGVAYGAGLLMNHSDVPKGTTVLGVDIGGGTKEDGVEKLDAALAGRAATPLKLTVDGKEVELAPDKAGLSLDSQATVRAAAGSDYNPVSVIGSLFGGARTVEPVFPIDEEKLGVALQDLAGASGTAKDATIKFVPGKAVAVPGKAGKAIDVNKSMVSVRDAYRAQVETGSTKSVELPVVTKEPTVSQAELDRAMKEFAEPAMSGLVIIRAGGREIPFGPAKSLPQILSMVAVDGKLVDHYDKKAIDRLCAGVFDGVMITKGDGKKHQLSADDIAYAMKGALLGKTQAERTVTIDLEGNG